The following are encoded together in the Girardinichthys multiradiatus isolate DD_20200921_A chromosome X, DD_fGirMul_XY1, whole genome shotgun sequence genome:
- the LOC124863431 gene encoding soluble calcium-activated nucleotidase 1-like isoform X1, with translation MTRDKNSGGRRRRGHSRPQSSMPAPPGYTPLEQNESVNPLRISVGGLPMLVSMANPTDPRFRLKWRPIVVVAVSLALVLLLFMHFGSGHSYSSQSWRPCRGSAVKDTDSQYNDTYPITPPERTSQGMRYRIGVIADLDTNSASDKKLTWFSYMRRGYLLVSQSGDTVAVEWDPDRVVLESHLSEKGRGMELSDLVVFNGKLYSVDDRTGIIYHIDGDKAVPWVILPDGDGNVAKGFKAEWLAVKDEHLYVGGLGKEWTTTEGEFVNNNPEWVKVVGFRGDVQHENWVPRYKSMKSAAGIEPPGYFIHESAAWSDTLQRWFFLPRRASKDRYEETADERRGTNLVLSCSLDFKDIKVSRVGPHLPTHGFSSFKFVPNTDDQIILALKSEEDAGKIATYITAFTLDGRILLPETKIGDVKYEGVEFI, from the exons GTCACTCCAGACCGCAGTCCTCCATGCCTGCCCCTCCAGGCTACACTCCACTGGAGCAGAATGAGTCTGTGAACCCTTTGCGTATCTCTGTAGGAGGCCTCCCCATGCTAGTATCCATGGCCAACCCCACTGACCCCCGGTTCCGCCTCAAGTGGAGGCCCATCGTGGTTGTGGCCGTCTCCCTGGCCCTAGTTCTGCTGCTCTTCATGCACTTTGGCTCAGGCCACTCGTACAGCTCTCAGTCCTGGAGGCCCTGTCGTGGCAGTGCAGTCAAGGACACTGATTCACAGTACAACGACACCTACCCTATAACTCCGCCTGAACGCACTTCGCAGGGGATGCGCTACCGCATCGGGGTCATCGCAGACCTGGACACGAACTCTGCCAGCGACAAGAAGCTGACATGGTTCAGCTACATGCGGAGGGGGTACCTGCTGGTGTCGCAGAGTGGAGATACGGTGGCGGTTGAATGGGACCCGGACAGGGTGGTGCTGGAGAGCCACCTGTCGGAGAAGGGGAGAGGCATGGAGCTGTCTGACCTGGTGGTGTTCAACGGAAAGCTCTACTCCGTCGATGACAGAACGGGCATCATCTACCATATAGATGGAGACAAGGCTGTGCCCTGGGTTATCTTGCCTGATGGGGATGGGAATGTTGCCAAAG GGTTTAAAGCGGAGTGGCTGGCAGTAAAGGACGAACACCTGTACGTAGGTGGTCTGGGGAAAGAGTGGACGACCACCGAGGGCGAGTTTGTCAACAACAACCCAGAGTGGGTTAAAGTGGTGGGTTTCAGGGGGGACGTGCAGCATGAGAACTGGGTACCCAGGTACAAATCTATGAAGTCAGCTGCGGGGATTGAGCCACCAG GGTATTTTATCCACGAGTCGGCCGCCTGGAGCGACACCCTCCAGCGCTGGTTCTTCCTGCCTCGCCGCGCCAGCAAAGACCGCTATGAGGAGACGGCGGACGAGCGCCGCGGGACCAACCTCGTCCTGAGCTGCTCGCTAGATTTCAAAGACATCAAAGTGAGCCGCGTGGGGCCGCATCTCCCCACTCACGGCTTCTCCTCGTTCAAGTTCGTTCCCAACACGGATGACCAGATCATTTTGGCACTCAAGTCTGAGGAAGACGCAGGAAAGATCGCAACGTACATCACAGCCTTCACTCTTGATGGACGCATTCTCCTACCTGAGACTAAGATTGGGGATGTGAAATATGAAGGTGTAGAGTTTATATAG
- the LOC124863431 gene encoding soluble calcium-activated nucleotidase 1-like isoform X2 — MPAPPGYTPLEQNESVNPLRISVGGLPMLVSMANPTDPRFRLKWRPIVVVAVSLALVLLLFMHFGSGHSYSSQSWRPCRGSAVKDTDSQYNDTYPITPPERTSQGMRYRIGVIADLDTNSASDKKLTWFSYMRRGYLLVSQSGDTVAVEWDPDRVVLESHLSEKGRGMELSDLVVFNGKLYSVDDRTGIIYHIDGDKAVPWVILPDGDGNVAKGFKAEWLAVKDEHLYVGGLGKEWTTTEGEFVNNNPEWVKVVGFRGDVQHENWVPRYKSMKSAAGIEPPGYFIHESAAWSDTLQRWFFLPRRASKDRYEETADERRGTNLVLSCSLDFKDIKVSRVGPHLPTHGFSSFKFVPNTDDQIILALKSEEDAGKIATYITAFTLDGRILLPETKIGDVKYEGVEFI; from the exons ATGCCTGCCCCTCCAGGCTACACTCCACTGGAGCAGAATGAGTCTGTGAACCCTTTGCGTATCTCTGTAGGAGGCCTCCCCATGCTAGTATCCATGGCCAACCCCACTGACCCCCGGTTCCGCCTCAAGTGGAGGCCCATCGTGGTTGTGGCCGTCTCCCTGGCCCTAGTTCTGCTGCTCTTCATGCACTTTGGCTCAGGCCACTCGTACAGCTCTCAGTCCTGGAGGCCCTGTCGTGGCAGTGCAGTCAAGGACACTGATTCACAGTACAACGACACCTACCCTATAACTCCGCCTGAACGCACTTCGCAGGGGATGCGCTACCGCATCGGGGTCATCGCAGACCTGGACACGAACTCTGCCAGCGACAAGAAGCTGACATGGTTCAGCTACATGCGGAGGGGGTACCTGCTGGTGTCGCAGAGTGGAGATACGGTGGCGGTTGAATGGGACCCGGACAGGGTGGTGCTGGAGAGCCACCTGTCGGAGAAGGGGAGAGGCATGGAGCTGTCTGACCTGGTGGTGTTCAACGGAAAGCTCTACTCCGTCGATGACAGAACGGGCATCATCTACCATATAGATGGAGACAAGGCTGTGCCCTGGGTTATCTTGCCTGATGGGGATGGGAATGTTGCCAAAG GGTTTAAAGCGGAGTGGCTGGCAGTAAAGGACGAACACCTGTACGTAGGTGGTCTGGGGAAAGAGTGGACGACCACCGAGGGCGAGTTTGTCAACAACAACCCAGAGTGGGTTAAAGTGGTGGGTTTCAGGGGGGACGTGCAGCATGAGAACTGGGTACCCAGGTACAAATCTATGAAGTCAGCTGCGGGGATTGAGCCACCAG GGTATTTTATCCACGAGTCGGCCGCCTGGAGCGACACCCTCCAGCGCTGGTTCTTCCTGCCTCGCCGCGCCAGCAAAGACCGCTATGAGGAGACGGCGGACGAGCGCCGCGGGACCAACCTCGTCCTGAGCTGCTCGCTAGATTTCAAAGACATCAAAGTGAGCCGCGTGGGGCCGCATCTCCCCACTCACGGCTTCTCCTCGTTCAAGTTCGTTCCCAACACGGATGACCAGATCATTTTGGCACTCAAGTCTGAGGAAGACGCAGGAAAGATCGCAACGTACATCACAGCCTTCACTCTTGATGGACGCATTCTCCTACCTGAGACTAAGATTGGGGATGTGAAATATGAAGGTGTAGAGTTTATATAG